The Nitratidesulfovibrio sp. SRB-5 genome includes a window with the following:
- a CDS encoding class I SAM-dependent methyltransferase, protein MGAQDKHWKTVCGIELFKVEYRLKEFLYKTFGITLPKLRDQRDYWAWRGNAYRDEILASGYLDREVFFQDLIMRELAEQRYESAFEAGCGFGWNVKRAKEEFPWMRVGGLDFSLPQLRNMRDYKPQLDIGAAQADACAMPFKDDAFDVGFTLGVFMNLHPGIILHALSEMVRVCRRRIVHVEWSARHATKDLVDKRAFKTNIVSHDYDDLYATLGVKPAKILTYHDFGQAFREHERRTSTRLDRWEGFEGADKYTIYVFDL, encoded by the coding sequence ATGGGCGCGCAGGACAAGCACTGGAAAACCGTCTGCGGTATCGAGCTGTTCAAGGTGGAATACCGCCTCAAGGAATTCCTGTACAAGACCTTCGGCATCACCCTGCCCAAGCTGCGCGACCAGCGCGACTACTGGGCCTGGCGCGGCAACGCCTACCGCGACGAGATCCTGGCGTCGGGCTACCTTGACCGCGAGGTGTTCTTTCAGGACCTGATCATGCGGGAACTGGCCGAGCAGCGCTACGAATCGGCCTTCGAGGCCGGTTGCGGCTTCGGCTGGAACGTCAAGCGCGCCAAGGAGGAATTCCCCTGGATGCGCGTGGGCGGTCTGGACTTCAGCCTGCCCCAGTTGCGCAACATGCGCGACTACAAGCCCCAGTTGGACATCGGTGCCGCCCAGGCGGATGCCTGCGCCATGCCCTTCAAGGATGACGCCTTCGACGTCGGTTTCACCCTTGGCGTGTTCATGAACCTGCATCCGGGCATCATCCTGCACGCGCTGTCCGAAATGGTGCGGGTGTGCCGCAGGCGCATCGTGCACGTGGAATGGTCCGCCCGCCACGCCACGAAGGACCTGGTGGACAAGCGCGCCTTCAAGACCAACATCGTCTCCCACGATTACGACGACCTGTACGCCACGCTGGGCGTCAAGCCAGCAAAGATACTGACCTACCACGACTTCGGCCAGGCCTTCCGCGAGCACGAGCGCCGGACATCCACCCGGCTGGACCGCTGGGAAGGCTTCGAAGGGGCCGACAAGTACACCATCTACGTCTTCGATCTCTGA
- a CDS encoding N-acetylneuraminate synthase family protein, protein MNLRKREQTGLPLLIAEVGFNHEGSLDQARTMIRAAAASGADAVKFQTFRAADLALPTAPHFELIRSAEMSPEQARALADTAREAGIAFFSTPFSLDAVAMLEAVGVPAYKVASMDLATPYLLDAVARTGKPIILSTGMATLDETGTAIDQLRRAGATDIALLHCLSLYPAEAGDCNLAAIGELKRAFGLPTGWSDHYPGSSACLAAFCVGADIIETHFTLDTATPGGDHGHSLDPAGIQALVDEMRRMAPMFGGQDFFNRRPDRQHAAAYRRGVYAARDIAPGETLTMADLLFCRPESELTPRTVEAVLGRRVVRPLTAHAPLSPGDVDGRNA, encoded by the coding sequence ATGAATCTGCGCAAGCGCGAGCAAACGGGACTTCCGCTGCTGATTGCCGAAGTGGGGTTCAACCACGAAGGCAGCCTGGACCAGGCCCGGACCATGATCCGCGCGGCTGCCGCATCCGGCGCCGACGCCGTCAAGTTCCAGACGTTCCGGGCGGCGGACCTGGCCCTGCCCACTGCGCCGCACTTCGAGCTGATCCGCTCTGCGGAAATGAGCCCGGAACAGGCCCGCGCGCTGGCGGACACGGCCCGCGAGGCGGGCATCGCCTTCTTTTCCACGCCCTTCAGCCTGGATGCCGTAGCCATGCTGGAAGCCGTGGGGGTACCGGCCTACAAGGTCGCCTCCATGGACCTGGCCACGCCCTATCTGCTGGACGCCGTGGCGCGTACCGGCAAGCCAATCATCCTGTCCACCGGCATGGCCACCCTGGACGAAACCGGCACCGCCATCGACCAGTTGCGACGCGCCGGTGCCACGGACATCGCCCTGCTGCACTGCCTGTCGCTGTACCCGGCAGAGGCCGGGGACTGCAATCTGGCCGCCATCGGCGAGCTGAAGCGCGCCTTCGGACTGCCCACGGGCTGGTCCGACCACTACCCCGGCTCCAGCGCCTGCCTGGCGGCCTTCTGCGTGGGCGCGGACATCATCGAAACCCACTTCACGCTGGACACTGCCACTCCCGGCGGCGACCACGGCCACTCCCTGGACCCTGCGGGCATACAGGCCCTGGTGGACGAAATGCGCCGCATGGCCCCCATGTTCGGCGGACAGGACTTCTTCAACCGGCGGCCCGACCGCCAGCATGCCGCCGCCTACCGCCGCGGCGTGTACGCGGCGCGGGACATCGCCCCCGGCGAAACCCTGACCATGGCCGACCTGCTGTTCTGCCGCCCCGAATCGGAACTGACGCCGCGCACCGTCGAAGCCGTGCTGGGGCGCAGGGTCGTACGACCGCTCACCGCCCATGCCCCCCTGAGCCCGGGCGACGTGGACGGCAGGAACGCCTAG
- a CDS encoding DegT/DnrJ/EryC1/StrS family aminotransferase, producing the protein MPLFDLDFDAREEDAVLAVLRRRWLTMGDETRLFEEEFAAMLGQGAQCLAMSSCTAALHAAMHQLGLRPDDEVVVPALTFVADANVVAMCGGTPVLADCASPRDWNMNADTIARVLTPRTRAVVVVHYAGQPCHMEPIVALCRERGLVLVEDVAHAVGATLDGRQCGTFGDMACFSFFSNKNLSCGEGGMFVSRDSRRIEQARLFRSHGMTTLTLDRHKGRADSYDVLSPGLNCRITEMGAALGRVQLAKLAANNHRRRHLTDCYARALDSVPGLSRPWDSSDDTRQSSCHILPVLLPQGPDRAAVMAGMRGEGIQTSIHYPAPQSFTAYADQFRETPVAAGICARELTLPLFPSMTESMIHDVVGALRTHLLQQDAT; encoded by the coding sequence GTGCCGCTGTTTGACCTGGACTTCGACGCCCGCGAGGAGGACGCCGTGCTGGCCGTGCTGCGGCGGCGCTGGCTGACCATGGGCGACGAGACCCGGCTGTTCGAAGAGGAATTCGCCGCCATGCTGGGGCAGGGCGCCCAGTGCCTGGCCATGTCCAGTTGCACCGCCGCCCTGCATGCCGCCATGCACCAGCTGGGGCTGCGCCCCGACGACGAGGTGGTCGTCCCGGCCCTGACCTTCGTGGCCGACGCCAACGTGGTGGCCATGTGCGGCGGCACCCCCGTGCTGGCGGACTGCGCCTCGCCGCGCGACTGGAACATGAACGCCGACACCATCGCCCGCGTCCTTACCCCCCGCACCCGTGCCGTGGTGGTGGTGCACTATGCCGGGCAGCCCTGCCACATGGAGCCCATCGTGGCCCTGTGCCGCGAGCGCGGTCTGGTACTGGTGGAAGACGTGGCCCACGCCGTGGGCGCCACCCTTGACGGCAGGCAGTGCGGCACCTTCGGGGACATGGCCTGCTTCAGCTTCTTCAGCAACAAGAACCTGTCCTGCGGCGAAGGCGGCATGTTCGTATCGCGCGATTCCCGGCGCATCGAACAGGCCCGCCTGTTCCGCTCGCACGGCATGACCACGCTGACCCTCGACCGCCACAAGGGCCGCGCGGACAGCTACGACGTGCTCTCGCCGGGGCTCAACTGCCGCATCACCGAAATGGGCGCGGCCCTTGGCCGGGTGCAGCTGGCAAAGCTGGCGGCCAACAACCACCGCCGCAGGCACCTGACGGACTGCTACGCCCGCGCCCTGGATTCCGTGCCCGGCCTGTCCCGGCCCTGGGACAGCAGCGACGACACCCGCCAGTCCTCCTGCCACATCCTGCCCGTGCTGCTGCCGCAGGGCCCGGACCGGGCCGCCGTCATGGCTGGCATGCGCGGCGAGGGCATACAGACGTCGATCCATTACCCTGCCCCGCAGTCCTTCACCGCCTATGCGGACCAGTTTCGCGAGACACCCGTCGCCGCCGGGATCTGCGCCCGCGAGTTGACACTCCCCCTGTTTCCTTCCATGACCGAATCCATGATCCATGACGTTGTCGGCGCGTTGCGGACACACCTTTTGCAGCAGGACGCGACATGA
- a CDS encoding PIG-L deacetylase family protein: MNILAVGAHFDDVELGCSGTLMNHVRKGDNVTLLVLTSSGYTDPNGNMVRSDDIALAEGQAAAAIMGAELLTLDYRTFYLPFNEEVTMSLNRLIKDRKIDTVYCHWIHDLHRDHQCAAQNTIMASRHVPRVLMYRSNHYDTPHTFAGNIYSDISGVMDRKIEVIKSHKSELERVRYQWVDFFTRLNSNDGQKIGVDYAECFEIVRYLI, from the coding sequence ATGAACATTCTGGCGGTCGGCGCACACTTCGATGATGTGGAACTGGGATGCAGCGGCACCCTGATGAATCACGTCCGCAAGGGTGACAACGTCACCCTGCTGGTGCTGACAAGTTCCGGCTACACCGACCCCAACGGGAACATGGTGCGCTCGGACGACATTGCACTGGCCGAAGGCCAGGCCGCTGCCGCCATCATGGGCGCGGAACTGCTGACGCTGGACTACAGGACGTTCTACCTGCCGTTCAACGAAGAAGTCACCATGTCCCTGAACAGGCTCATCAAGGACCGCAAGATAGACACGGTCTACTGCCACTGGATCCACGACCTGCACCGCGACCACCAATGCGCCGCGCAGAACACCATCATGGCCTCGCGCCATGTGCCCCGCGTGCTGATGTACCGCAGCAACCACTACGACACCCCCCACACCTTCGCGGGCAACATCTACTCCGACATTTCCGGGGTCATGGACCGGAAGATAGAGGTCATCAAGTCCCACAAGTCGGAGTTGGAACGGGTGCGCTACCAGTGGGTCGACTTCTTCACCCGACTTAATTCCAACGACGGACAGAAGATCGGCGTTGACTACGCGGAATGCTTCGAAATCGTCCGCTATCTCATCTGA
- a CDS encoding cytidylyltransferase domain-containing protein has protein sequence MRAIVVVQARAASTRLPGKALKPLAGVPMLAFLLRRLLAGGLDAPCCLATTTRPEDDALAELAASLGVPVVRGECEDVLSRYLRCLDCFVPAGAVRVTADNPFTSLEMLRLALDGLAQGADYVALPEGCPHGAGVDAFSAGALRRVAATAPDPAEREHINLRMLRQPGAFAIRTPSIPTAWQRPDVRLTVDTPDDYAAALRLAGGSSPEELLDFDDILARIPRPAA, from the coding sequence ATGCGCGCCATCGTGGTCGTCCAGGCCCGCGCGGCCTCCACACGGCTGCCCGGCAAGGCCCTGAAGCCCCTTGCCGGGGTGCCCATGCTGGCCTTTCTGCTGCGCCGCCTGCTGGCTGGCGGGCTGGATGCGCCCTGCTGCCTGGCCACCACGACCCGGCCCGAGGACGATGCCCTGGCCGAGTTGGCCGCATCGCTCGGCGTGCCCGTGGTCCGGGGCGAATGCGAAGACGTCCTGTCCCGCTACCTGCGCTGTCTGGACTGTTTTGTCCCGGCTGGCGCGGTGCGCGTGACGGCGGACAATCCCTTCACCAGTCTGGAGATGCTGCGCCTTGCGCTGGATGGCCTTGCCCAAGGCGCGGACTACGTGGCCCTGCCAGAGGGGTGCCCCCATGGCGCGGGCGTGGACGCCTTCAGCGCCGGGGCGCTGCGCCGGGTGGCCGCAACGGCGCCGGACCCGGCGGAGCGCGAACACATCAACCTGCGCATGCTGCGGCAGCCGGGGGCGTTCGCCATCCGCACCCCCTCCATTCCCACGGCGTGGCAACGACCGGACGTCCGGCTGACCGTGGACACGCCCGACGATTACGCCGCCGCGCTGCGCCTAGCCGGGGGCAGCAGCCCAGAGGAGTTGCTGGACTTTGACGACATCCTCGCCCGAATTCCGCGACCTGCTGCTTGA
- a CDS encoding NDP-sugar synthase: protein MSKHAIILAGGLGSRLRPYTVVLPKPLMPIGPYPILEVVIRQLATAGFTDITLAVNHQAEIIKAYCNSGKRWGVHISYSMEKKPLGTMGPLKLIRDMPEHFLIMNGDVLTDLDFGALYTHHATRDNTFTVATCPREMRSEFGVLELNGDDTLHGFREKPVVHYNVSMGIYMASRRILDFIPDDEAYGFDNLVLDMMRARHAVHVYRYNGYWLDIGRPDDYMTAIDMFEANPTMFLRQGAPRVARAAV, encoded by the coding sequence ATGTCTAAGCACGCGATCATCCTGGCGGGCGGCCTTGGCAGCAGGCTGCGGCCCTATACCGTGGTGCTGCCCAAGCCCCTGATGCCCATAGGCCCGTACCCCATCCTCGAGGTGGTCATCCGCCAGTTGGCCACAGCCGGGTTCACCGACATCACCCTGGCCGTGAACCACCAGGCGGAAATCATCAAGGCCTACTGCAACTCCGGCAAGCGCTGGGGGGTGCACATCAGCTATTCCATGGAAAAGAAGCCGCTGGGCACCATGGGCCCCCTCAAGCTTATCCGCGACATGCCGGAACATTTCCTGATCATGAACGGCGACGTGCTCACGGACCTGGATTTCGGCGCCCTGTACACCCACCACGCCACGCGGGACAACACCTTCACGGTGGCCACCTGCCCCCGTGAAATGCGCTCGGAATTCGGGGTGCTGGAACTCAACGGCGATGACACGCTGCACGGATTCCGCGAAAAGCCCGTGGTCCACTACAACGTCAGCATGGGCATCTACATGGCATCGCGGCGCATCCTCGACTTCATCCCCGACGACGAGGCCTACGGCTTCGACAACCTGGTGCTGGACATGATGCGTGCCCGGCACGCCGTGCATGTCTACCGCTACAACGGGTACTGGCTGGATATCGGACGCCCCGACGACTACATGACGGCCATCGACATGTTCGAGGCCAACCCCACCATGTTCCTCAGACAAGGAGCCCCGCGTGTGGCGCGTGCCGCTGTTTGA
- a CDS encoding NAD-dependent 4,6-dehydratase LegB, which translates to MENTASPLAATGRTVLVTGADGFIGSHLAEALLLGGDNVRAMVQYNSFSSNGWLDGSPHARDMEIIAGDVRDEHFMRRAVAGCNVVFHLAALIAIPYSYVAPRSYADTNVIGTLNVVQACRDLDVPRLVHTSTSEVYGTARFVPITEDHPLQPQSPYSASKIGADQIALSYHHAFGTPVTVIRPFNTYGPRQSTRAVIPTIITQLAAGQRRIKLGALAPTRDFNFVADTVRGFMAMAKAPGVLGRVVNVGSNFEISIEDTARLIGEAMGVDFEIVCDAQRLRPTGSEVERLWCDNTLARTLAGWTPEYAGREGFRSGLAITAQWFQDPGNLKRYTAGAYNV; encoded by the coding sequence GTGGAAAACACCGCATCGCCACTCGCAGCCACGGGCCGCACCGTACTCGTCACCGGAGCCGACGGCTTCATCGGCTCCCATCTAGCCGAAGCCCTGCTGCTTGGCGGCGACAACGTGCGCGCCATGGTCCAGTACAACTCCTTCAGCAGCAACGGCTGGCTGGACGGCTCGCCCCATGCGCGGGACATGGAGATCATCGCGGGCGACGTGCGCGACGAACACTTCATGCGCCGGGCCGTGGCCGGGTGCAACGTGGTCTTCCACCTGGCAGCCCTCATCGCCATTCCCTATTCCTACGTGGCGCCCCGCTCCTATGCGGACACCAACGTCATCGGCACCCTGAACGTGGTGCAGGCCTGCCGCGACCTGGACGTGCCCCGGCTGGTGCACACCTCCACCAGCGAGGTGTACGGCACGGCCCGGTTCGTCCCCATCACGGAAGACCACCCCCTGCAACCGCAGTCTCCGTATTCGGCCAGCAAGATCGGGGCGGACCAGATCGCCCTGTCCTACCACCACGCCTTCGGAACGCCGGTGACGGTCATCCGCCCGTTCAACACCTATGGCCCGCGCCAGTCCACCCGGGCGGTGATCCCCACCATCATCACCCAGCTGGCCGCCGGACAGCGGCGGATCAAGCTTGGCGCGCTGGCCCCCACGCGTGACTTCAACTTCGTGGCGGATACGGTGCGGGGGTTCATGGCCATGGCCAAGGCCCCCGGCGTACTGGGCAGGGTGGTGAACGTCGGCAGCAACTTCGAGATTTCCATAGAGGACACGGCCCGGCTCATCGGCGAAGCCATGGGCGTGGACTTCGAGATCGTCTGCGACGCCCAGCGCCTGCGCCCCACGGGCAGCGAAGTGGAGCGCCTGTGGTGCGACAACACACTGGCCCGCACCCTGGCGGGCTGGACGCCCGAATACGCGGGCCGCGAAGGATTCCGGAGCGGCCTTGCCATCACTGCCCAATGGTTCCAGGACCCCGGCAACCTCAAGCGGTACACCGCGGGAGCGTACAATGTCTAA
- a CDS encoding GNAT family N-acetyltransferase, whose amino-acid sequence MNAILTPLPWDSAQLGLPCSRLDWEPPVQARPHDTWPDEWLPDELLTAMATALHDAAHTALVVGKLPAGLCEPSAMQAVLPGWRVQMLGVEVVHHRPASASGVRGTRDARGDRDDRDDVTLYAGTADPTPFLPLAWDMLYSRYHLDPEISTTRAAALWEASITDHCQGFAQETAVATLGGRPAGIATLHLDPETVRLHIVGVLAWARGQGVGRRLLEAVIARHGHQRSLLVEAHAENRAAAALYGAVGCRPLRRYDVLHFRNLTFTM is encoded by the coding sequence ATGAACGCCATTCTCACGCCATTGCCCTGGGATTCCGCCCAACTCGGTCTGCCGTGCTCCCGCCTGGACTGGGAGCCCCCCGTACAGGCCCGCCCGCATGACACGTGGCCGGACGAATGGCTGCCAGACGAACTTTTGACGGCGATGGCGACCGCACTGCATGACGCCGCGCATACGGCCCTTGTGGTCGGAAAACTGCCTGCCGGACTCTGCGAACCGTCTGCAATGCAGGCCGTGTTGCCGGGGTGGCGCGTGCAAATGCTGGGCGTAGAGGTGGTGCACCACCGCCCCGCCAGCGCGTCCGGCGTCCGTGGCACCCGTGACGCACGGGGGGACAGGGATGATCGGGACGACGTCACGCTTTACGCAGGCACAGCTGATCCCACGCCGTTTCTCCCTTTGGCATGGGACATGCTATACAGCCGGTATCACCTGGATCCGGAAATAAGTACCACCCGTGCCGCTGCCCTGTGGGAAGCTTCCATCACCGACCATTGCCAGGGCTTCGCCCAGGAGACGGCAGTGGCCACGCTCGGGGGCCGACCGGCAGGCATTGCCACGCTGCACCTTGATCCGGAAACCGTCCGCCTGCACATCGTGGGCGTACTGGCCTGGGCCAGGGGTCAGGGGGTCGGTCGGCGGCTGCTGGAAGCGGTCATCGCCCGCCATGGGCACCAGCGATCCCTGCTGGTGGAGGCGCACGCCGAAAACCGTGCGGCGGCCGCGCTGTACGGTGCGGTGGGGTGTCGCCCCTTGCGCCGGTACGACGTGCTCCATTTCCGGAACCTAACGTTCACCATGTAA
- a CDS encoding radical SAM/SPASM domain-containing protein → MKTSETRVQFSCETQWEYLRNEWRRSSGKRLAYLANRYAWNTYPRKRKVAPFPLNVDIEVSSVCQIKCTHCFRQYMDIGENGFMPLDMYRSIVEECGRHGLFTLKFSMRGEPLLHPDIVEMVRLAKAAGVREVWINTNGGPITEDLARGIIGAGVDWITMSFDGLGANYEAVRVPLKYEDSLRKLKTLRRVRDELGAHTLLNVQGIWSAIKDDPQAYIRTMKGIVDRVAYNPDMHFDHNTVVPDPAFVCPRLWHRLCITSSGNYLKCPSDFTMQEILGNVRETGVKQAWDVLQEHQRTLHLTGRRLESAVCAACHHGAKKKKEAVQLGDERREDYTYESKEQA, encoded by the coding sequence ATGAAAACGTCCGAGACCCGTGTCCAGTTCAGCTGCGAAACGCAGTGGGAATACCTGAGGAACGAATGGCGCCGCAGCAGCGGCAAGCGGCTGGCCTACCTTGCCAACCGTTACGCCTGGAACACCTACCCCAGAAAGCGCAAGGTGGCCCCGTTCCCGCTCAACGTCGACATCGAGGTCAGCAGCGTGTGCCAGATCAAGTGCACCCACTGCTTCCGCCAGTACATGGACATTGGCGAAAACGGCTTCATGCCGCTGGACATGTACCGTTCCATCGTGGAGGAGTGCGGTCGGCACGGGCTGTTCACCCTCAAGTTCAGCATGCGCGGCGAACCGCTGCTGCACCCGGACATCGTGGAAATGGTCCGGCTGGCCAAAGCGGCGGGCGTCCGGGAAGTCTGGATCAACACCAACGGCGGCCCCATCACCGAAGACCTGGCCAGAGGCATCATTGGCGCCGGGGTGGACTGGATAACCATGAGCTTCGACGGCCTGGGCGCCAACTACGAAGCCGTGCGCGTTCCGCTGAAGTACGAGGACTCGCTGCGCAAGCTGAAGACCCTGCGCCGCGTGCGTGACGAACTGGGCGCGCACACCCTGCTCAACGTGCAGGGCATCTGGTCGGCCATCAAGGACGATCCGCAGGCCTACATCCGCACCATGAAGGGCATCGTGGACCGCGTGGCCTACAACCCGGACATGCATTTCGACCACAACACCGTGGTGCCGGACCCCGCCTTCGTCTGCCCGCGCCTGTGGCACCGCCTGTGCATCACCAGTTCCGGCAACTACCTCAAGTGTCCGTCCGACTTCACCATGCAGGAAATCCTGGGCAACGTGCGGGAAACCGGCGTGAAGCAGGCATGGGACGTGTTGCAGGAGCACCAGCGCACCCTGCACCTGACCGGGCGGCGGCTGGAAAGCGCTGTCTGCGCCGCGTGCCACCACGGGGCCAAGAAGAAGAAGGAAGCCGTCCAGCTGGGTGATGAACGCCGCGAGGACTACACTTACGAAAGCAAGGAACAGGCCTGA
- a CDS encoding WbqC family protein translates to MRVTIHQPDFMPWLGFFDRWRASDLYIVLDDVQFLRRGWHHRDRIKTAAGPAWLTVPVQQKGRYDQLINEVELDGDAWKRKHLAAIRAAYGRAPRFAELFPQLESLYARPHQRLVDLNVDLLRWLAAHFGITTPMALASACAVRQQGTARLVELCRLYGATAYLTGTGSRAYLDESLFREHGVRVEWQAFEHPVYPQLHGAFEAGLSALDGLMMGHGAPSASGAAA, encoded by the coding sequence ATGCGCGTCACCATCCACCAGCCCGATTTCATGCCCTGGCTGGGCTTTTTCGACCGCTGGCGCGCCAGCGACCTGTACATCGTGCTCGACGACGTGCAGTTCCTGCGGCGTGGCTGGCACCACCGCGACAGGATCAAGACCGCCGCTGGTCCGGCCTGGCTCACCGTGCCCGTGCAGCAGAAGGGCCGCTACGACCAGCTCATCAACGAGGTGGAGCTGGACGGCGACGCTTGGAAACGCAAGCACCTTGCGGCCATCCGCGCCGCCTATGGCCGCGCCCCGCGCTTCGCGGAACTGTTTCCGCAGCTGGAATCCCTCTACGCGCGCCCCCACCAGCGGCTTGTGGACCTCAACGTGGATCTGCTGCGCTGGCTTGCCGCGCACTTCGGCATCACCACGCCCATGGCGCTGGCCTCGGCCTGCGCGGTGCGGCAGCAGGGCACGGCGCGGCTCGTGGAGTTATGCCGCCTGTATGGCGCAACCGCCTACCTCACGGGCACAGGGTCGCGGGCGTACCTGGACGAGTCGCTGTTCCGGGAACACGGCGTGCGCGTCGAATGGCAGGCCTTCGAGCATCCCGTGTATCCGCAGTTGCATGGCGCGTTCGAGGCGGGGCTCTCGGCGCTGGACGGCCTGATGATGGGACATGGCGCGCCGTCCGCCTCCGGGGCCGCCGCATGA
- a CDS encoding radical SAM/SPASM domain-containing protein yields MLRCTYAGTSGELHLSWDNPPSPAVQEHPELKLFLSRLADVPGLRPGPGGIQTSFHAPYLPLVEAFAPLLPPGVAACHRHCAAELAGQPSAPRNDGLHVNFHQHPFDTPERAWLFTLNQGRFVDYVFNRLAWHLAPTHRIVTPFPLHVDLESASTCNMRCPMCYRDMLESTGQMDMGLFRDLIDECAANDLYSVRLSWRGETLTHPRITEMIAYAAARIPNVSFLTNAFYIDERISDCLVENGVSYVAVSFDGIGEVYETIRAPARFSESMDRLRLLRRKREAAGSSLPQIRTCTVWPAISHDPGAYQRTMAEVADYMVKNPYINFKGPMVLKEGFVCQYPWERIVIGWDGVGQCCTGWNATDIALGNARSLSIRDMWHSEKMDQVRQLHHEGRRMDIGSCQQCRHGSESDPNVTIAQIVERKW; encoded by the coding sequence ATGCTGCGCTGCACCTACGCCGGAACCTCGGGCGAACTGCATCTTTCCTGGGACAATCCTCCGTCTCCCGCGGTCCAGGAGCATCCCGAGCTGAAGCTGTTCCTGTCGCGCCTGGCCGACGTACCCGGCCTGCGCCCGGGCCCCGGGGGTATCCAGACGTCGTTCCACGCCCCCTACCTGCCCCTCGTGGAGGCTTTCGCCCCGCTGCTGCCGCCGGGCGTGGCGGCCTGCCACCGCCATTGCGCCGCCGAACTGGCCGGGCAGCCGTCCGCCCCCCGGAACGACGGGCTGCACGTCAACTTTCACCAGCACCCCTTCGACACCCCCGAACGGGCCTGGCTGTTCACGCTGAACCAGGGCCGCTTTGTCGACTACGTCTTCAACCGGCTGGCCTGGCACCTGGCGCCCACGCACCGGATCGTCACGCCGTTCCCGCTGCACGTGGACCTGGAATCGGCCAGCACCTGCAACATGCGCTGCCCCATGTGCTACCGGGACATGCTGGAAAGCACCGGCCAGATGGACATGGGGCTGTTCCGCGACCTCATCGACGAGTGCGCCGCCAACGACCTGTACTCCGTGCGCCTTTCCTGGCGCGGAGAAACCCTGACGCACCCGCGCATCACGGAAATGATCGCCTACGCGGCGGCCCGCATTCCCAACGTGTCGTTCCTGACCAACGCCTTCTACATCGACGAACGCATCAGCGACTGCCTGGTGGAAAACGGGGTGAGCTACGTGGCCGTTTCCTTCGACGGCATCGGCGAGGTGTACGAAACCATTCGCGCCCCGGCCAGGTTTTCCGAAAGCATGGACCGCCTGCGTCTGCTGCGCCGCAAGCGCGAGGCCGCCGGTTCGTCGTTGCCGCAAATCCGCACGTGCACCGTCTGGCCCGCCATCAGCCACGACCCCGGCGCCTACCAGCGCACCATGGCCGAGGTGGCGGACTACATGGTCAAGAACCCGTACATCAACTTCAAGGGGCCCATGGTGCTGAAGGAAGGCTTTGTCTGCCAGTACCCGTGGGAACGCATCGTCATCGGCTGGGACGGCGTGGGGCAATGCTGCACGGGCTGGAACGCCACCGACATCGCCCTCGGCAACGCCCGCAGCCTGTCCATCCGCGACATGTGGCACTCGGAAAAAATGGACCAGGTCCGTCAGTTGCACCACGAAGGCCGGCGCATGGATATCGGCAGCTGCCAGCAATGCCGCCATGGCTCGGAAAGCGACCCCAACGTCACCATTGCGCAGATCGTGGAACGCAAATGGTAA
- a CDS encoding methionyl-tRNA formyltransferase, with amino-acid sequence MVTAPLRVLLAANWGLGERLLDALLACPEVDLLGVVTRCAPVADDPWADAACRRARAAGLSVWDERQVQPADLGQLVRDLKADVLWLHAYMRLLPRPVYTAARLGTVNVHASLLPAYRGPAPHHHVLRNRDPATGLTSHFVDDGVDTGPIIHQVRLALRGDETLGDLLDTLKEGAAPLVRGTVENLLDPAFHPVPQDASLATYAPVMEGSPS; translated from the coding sequence ATGGTAACCGCCCCCCTGCGCGTGCTGCTGGCCGCCAACTGGGGGTTGGGAGAACGGCTGCTGGATGCCCTGCTGGCCTGCCCCGAGGTGGACCTGCTGGGCGTGGTCACCCGGTGCGCCCCCGTGGCGGACGACCCGTGGGCCGACGCGGCATGCCGCCGGGCGAGGGCCGCCGGGCTGTCCGTATGGGACGAGCGGCAGGTGCAGCCAGCCGACCTGGGCCAGTTGGTCCGCGACCTGAAGGCGGACGTGCTGTGGCTGCACGCCTACATGCGCCTGCTGCCGCGCCCGGTGTACACCGCCGCCAGGCTGGGCACGGTGAACGTGCACGCCTCGCTTCTGCCCGCCTACCGGGGGCCTGCGCCGCATCACCACGTGCTGCGCAACCGCGATCCGGCAACCGGCCTGACCAGCCATTTCGTAGATGACGGCGTGGACACCGGCCCCATCATCCACCAGGTACGGCTGGCCCTGCGCGGGGACGAAACCCTGGGGGACCTGCTGGACACCCTGAAGGAAGGCGCCGCGCCCCTGGTGCGCGGCACTGTCGAAAATTTGCTGGACCCGGCGTTCCATCCTGTGCCGCAGGATGCGTCCCTGGCCACCTATGCCCCTGTCATGGAAGGAAGTCCCTCATGA